From Mytilus edulis chromosome 8, xbMytEdul2.2, whole genome shotgun sequence, one genomic window encodes:
- the LOC139486671 gene encoding uncharacterized protein: MGDLNFNMLDDNKSSTLNDSCDIFCIKNIINKATCYNRNSKPTLLDVILTNQENKCGKRCNFGCGLSDVHNLIGVQIKCERPNIKPKYRKCRSFKNFDVNDFLSDLNELNWDVDPHNNINTEYENFNKKFIETANKHAPFKERKILSKQIPYMNKQLKSAIYKKKMLYNKFQKMNNSKTWDAYKTQRNFVTKLKKQSINRYFIERCTGGPKSKDFWPTVKPFLTNKGCTSQKETILQENNKIITNQQEISEIFNDFFVNVAKNIGDNNIQVNDKHPSIEAISNKYSNGSTSNKLIFQPINEEFVSKRIGKINVKKATGIDGISPKILHAAKPVVIKPITQLVNLSLSTSIFPDSLKIAQVAPVHKKKQCS; encoded by the coding sequence ATGGGTGATTTAAACTTCAATATGCTTGATGACAATAAAAGCTCAACTTTAAATGATTCTTGTGATATTTTCTGTattaaaaacataattaataAAGCAACATGTTATAATAGAAATTCGAAACCAACTCTTCTTGATGTAATTTTAACTAATCAAGAAAATAAATGTGGTAAAAGATGTAATTTTGGATGTGGCTTAAGTGATGTTCACAACCTGATTGGGGTTCAAATAAAATGTGAACGACCTAATATCAAACCAAAATACAGAAAATGtagaagttttaaaaattttgatgtaaatgattttttatcTGATTTGAATGAGTTAAATTGGGATGTTGACCCTCATAATAACATAAATACTGAGTATGAAAACTTCAACAAGAAGTTTATTGAAACAGCAAATAAACATGCACcctttaaagaaagaaaaatactATCTAAACAGATACCATACATGAACAAACAGTTAAAATCtgcaatttataaaaagaaaatgctgtacaacaaatttcaaaaaatgaatAACAGCAAGACATGGGATGCATACAAAACACAAAGAAATTTTGTCACTAAACTTAAAAAACAATCCATAAATAGATACTTCATAGAACGCTGCACAGGTGGTCCTAAGTCGAAAGATTTCTGGCCAACAGTTAAGCCATTCCTTACAAACAAAGGATGCACCAGCCAAAAAGAAACCATACTGcaggaaaacaacaaaatcatCACGAACCAACaagaaatatctgaaatttttaatgacttttttgTTAATGTTGCAAAAAACATTGGTGACAACAACATACAGGTGAATGACAAACACCCAAGTATAGAAGCTATAAGTAATAAATACTCAAATGGGTCAACatcaaataaacttatttttcaGCCTATAAATGAGGAATTTGTTTCTAAAAGAATTGGTAAAATAAACGTTAAAAAGGCTACTGGTATAGATGGTATATCACCAAAAATTTTACACGCTGCTAAACCTGTAGTGATTAAACCTATCACTCAGcttgtaaatttatcattatccACTTCCATTTTTCCAGACTCATTAAAAATTGCCCAAGTGGCAcctgttcacaaaaaaaaacagtgttcttGA